The DNA window CTTTCTGGTGCTGGCCGGCCTGGCCGTGCTGTTGTTCGCCGCTCCGCTGGCCCTCGTCACGGACGGTCCCCTGCGTGATTTCGGTCTGTACCTGATGGTCGGCGGTCCGATGGGCGCATGCGCCGCGTTGATGTCCGCGATTCCGCTCGCCGCGATGACCCAAAACATCCGGTTCGAGGCCGCCCCGCCCGCACGGCGTGGAGGCCGCCGGCAGCGATAAGGGCCGCCGGCAGCGATAAGGGCCGCCGGCAGCGATAAGGGCCGCCGGCAGCGGCAGGGCCGGCAGCGGCAAGCGCCTGGCTGAGGCGGTAAACGCCTGTCAGGCAACCCGTTTCGCGGACGCCAGGAGTATCATGGCCGACCAGCCCAACATCCTCCTGATCCTGTCCGACCAGATGGTCGCCGCTTTGACCGGGGCTTATGGCCATCCCGTCGTACGGACCCCCAACCTGGACCGCATGGTGGAAACCGGGGTGCGTTACGATGCCGCCTACACTCCTTTCCCCCTCTGCGCGCCCGGTCGGGCCTGCCTGATGACGGGAAGGCATGCATCGGAAATCGGCGCATGGGACAACGGCGCATTGCTGGCCGCCGACCAGCCGACATTTGCCCACTACCTGGCCCGTGCCGGTTACGATACCGTGCTGTCCGGCAAGATGCACTTCATCGGACCGGACCAGCTGCACGGGTTCAGGATGCGGCTGACTACCGACATCTATTCCTCGGATTTCGACTGGGTCAAGCCGGAGTGGATCCGCCTGAAGGAGACCGGCGGCGAGGACTGCGAGCGGGTGATGGCCGACCGGCCGGCCTACAACGCGGCGGGGTACACGGGCGACGGCGTCCGGATCGGCGTCTGGCACAACGCCCTCAGCTACGACGAGGAAACCCACTTCCGCGCGGTCGAGTACCTGCGGTCCAGGAAGCCGGGCGGGGGAGAGGAACCGTTCCTGCTGTGCGCGTCCTATCACCATCCCCACGAACCGTTCTGGCCGCCCGAGTCCTACTGGGCCCGGTTCGAAGGATCGGAAATCGAACTGCCCGGGTTCCCGGCCGACCTGGATGAACGCCATTCCATGATGGACCGGAACCTGAACGCTTATCACGGTACCGGCCGTTACGACCTGCGGGACGAAGAGGGTCTCTACCGGCTACGCCGCGCCTATTTCGCGCTGGTGAGCTACATGGACGACAAGGTCGGCGGCCTGCTGGATACCCTGGACGAGACCGGCCTCGCGGAAAACACGGTGGTGGTATTCGCCAGCGACCACGGCGACATGCTGTGCGAACGCGGCATGGTGCAGAAGCGGTGTTTCTACGAGTGGTCCTGCCGGGTGCCCCTCATCGTTCGCTATCCGGACGGCTGGCGGGCGGGGACGACCTGTCCCCATCCCGTGTCCCTCATCGATCTGCTGCCGACCTTCTGCGACCTCGCGGGCGTCGAGGACCGGCTTCCCCACGACGGCAAAAGCCTGGTCTCGTCCTCCGCGGACGAAGCGGACCGCGTGGTCTTCGCCCAGGCCCACGAGGCCGTGGGCATGCCCTGCATCATGGCGCGGCAGGGACGGTACAAGTACCATTACATCCACGGGTACGCGCCCCGTCTTTTTGACCTGGACGACGATCCGGGCGAATGGCATGATCTCTCCTGCAATGACGCGCACCGCCAGGTGGAGTCCCGGCTTCGCGACCGGATCCTCGATCGCTTCGATCCGGATGCCATCGCGTCGGCCAACCTGTCCAGCCTGTACCGGCGGCGTCTGATCCGGGACACCATGGCGCGTCACGGACGGACGTGGAGCCACGATCCGGAATTCGATCATCGCCGCGGCGCCATGAACCAGTACGTGCCGCCGTCCGGCCAACAGTGAAACCCGTAGCCAGCCCAACTTAAAGGGCGGGCATCC is part of the Gemmatimonadota bacterium genome and encodes:
- a CDS encoding sulfatase-like hydrolase/transferase, producing the protein MADQPNILLILSDQMVAALTGAYGHPVVRTPNLDRMVETGVRYDAAYTPFPLCAPGRACLMTGRHASEIGAWDNGALLAADQPTFAHYLARAGYDTVLSGKMHFIGPDQLHGFRMRLTTDIYSSDFDWVKPEWIRLKETGGEDCERVMADRPAYNAAGYTGDGVRIGVWHNALSYDEETHFRAVEYLRSRKPGGGEEPFLLCASYHHPHEPFWPPESYWARFEGSEIELPGFPADLDERHSMMDRNLNAYHGTGRYDLRDEEGLYRLRRAYFALVSYMDDKVGGLLDTLDETGLAENTVVVFASDHGDMLCERGMVQKRCFYEWSCRVPLIVRYPDGWRAGTTCPHPVSLIDLLPTFCDLAGVEDRLPHDGKSLVSSSADEADRVVFAQAHEAVGMPCIMARQGRYKYHYIHGYAPRLFDLDDDPGEWHDLSCNDAHRQVESRLRDRILDRFDPDAIASANLSSLYRRRLIRDTMARHGRTWSHDPEFDHRRGAMNQYVPPSGQQ